The Pseudomonadota bacterium genome segment CTGCCACGATCCGGCCGACGTATTGCGCCACGGCGCGGACCGCGGCCATCGTGCCGGGGTAGTCCATGCGCGTCGGGCCGAGCACGCCGAGAGCGGCGACGCTGCGGCTGGCGCTGCCGTAGCTGGTCGCCACGAGTGAGGCTGACGCAAGCCCCTCGGTCTGGTTCTCGGCGCCGATACGGACGGTGACCGCCTCCGGCTCGGAGACTTCCGAGAGCAGGCGCAGGAGCACGACGTGCTCCTCCAGTGCCTCGAGCACCGACTGCACCTCGCCGTGGAAGTCGCCGCCGGCGCGGGCGAGGTTCGCAGCGCCGCCGAGCACCACTCGCTCCTCGCGCTGCTCGGCGACGGTGTCGAGCAGGGTCGAGACGAGGGTGCGCATCGCGGTGGCGTGGGGGCCGGAGGTGGCGGCGAGGTCGGCCACCAGCGCCGGCACGTCCGCGAGCCGGGAGCCGGCTGCGGCGGCATTGAGCTGAGAGCGCAAGAGGGCGCGGGTGTCGTCGTCCAGCGGCGCAGGCAGGTCGACCACGCGTTGCTCCACGCGGCCGGTGTCAGTCACGAGGATGAACAGCAGGCGGGTCGCGCTCACCGGCACCAACTCCACATGTCGGACGCTGGACCGCGAGAGCGACGGGTACTGCACCAGCGCGACCTGCTGAGTCAGGCGGGCGAGTAGGCGCACGCTGCGCTGCATCACGTCGTCGAGGTCGACCGAGCCGGCGAGGAATGTCTCGATGGCCCGCCGCTCGGCGCCGCTGAGGGGCTTGACGCTGGAGAGGCGGTCGACGAACAGCCGGTAGCCGGCATCCGTGGGGATGCGGCCGGCGCTGGTGTGGGGCTGGGTGATGAGGCCCTCGTCTTCCAGAGCCGCCATGTCGTTGCGGATGGTGGCAGAGGAGACCCCGAGGACGTGCCGCTCGGCCACCATCTTGGAGCCGACTGGCTCATTGGTCTGGACGAAGTCCTCGACGATCGCGCGCAAGACCGCGAGTTTGCGGTCATCGAGCATGGTGTGCTGCCCTCCGGTTCACTGCCGCCCACGGCCGATTCTTGCGCTGCGCGGGTGGCCGCCTGGCCTGTGAGTTAGCACCCGTGGGGTGCGAGTGCCAAGTGTAAAGGCAGCGGCTCAAGGCGTCAGTTCGCGAACCACGGTATCGGCGAGGAGTCGTCCTTCGTCGGTGGCCCGGTAGTGGCGCTCTTCGCCGCGAGGCCTCGGTCACGCTCTCGGCGCAACGGTCTCGACGCCTAACAGGTCTGCCTCGTTCGCTAATGAGGCCATACCGAAAAGGGCACCACTCCCTGCTGCTGTTGGTCCACTGACCAGATCTTGAGAAAGCTGTCGATAAACCACTCGGTACGTCTGAGTATGCATTCCTTGGACCAATAGTCAATTGATTCTAGGTCTCTGGTAGTGCCACTGAACGTGGAATGGTGGTAACCGTGCATCTCGACTGTGCCGTCTTCACGAAGCTTCCCTGCCTTCTTCACGGACCACTCAAGGTTCTGAATCTTCTTGTTGATCAGGTGGTCCAGAATCGTCTTGTTACCGACTAGCTCCTTAAGCTCGTCATAGTCAGACTGGATGGGATTGCCAGCCTCGTCTACGCAGGACAGGGCCTCGTACCAATACGGCGTGGGCTTCTTCGGAGCAATATGCTCGACATGGGCTTTCTTGGGCTCAAACTCAACCATTTGGTTCTCGCCGGTGAGGACCTCGTTTAGCCGGAACAACATGAACCGGGCGAGCGGAATGCTGTCTAGCGGCTGCCTCAGGTTGACACGCACGACCTCGTCACCCTTTTGATGTGACTTGATCTCCTGAAGCAACTGGTCAAAAGCGGCCGGTGCAGCGTTGCGCAAGAGCCTCGCCCAGGCCTGAAAGAGAGTCTCCAATTCCTGGGCGTTGCCGCCTGCGACCAGCCATCGAAGGACGAGGCACTCCACTGCCTTTACTAGTGTGTGGCGTTGGGCCGTCTGGAGGGGAACCGCAGAGTCCAAGACAACGAACAACAGCACTCTGTATGAATCCAGCACAGTGTCGAGTCCAGCGAACGTAAGCGCAAGGGCCTGATGCTCCGCAGGCAAATCGTCATTGCCGATTAGTTGCGCAAAAGTCTTGCCCTTCTTCTGCAGGTCGGCGAGTCTGAATGCCGTCCTCGCGGCGACGTCATTGCGATCGCCGTCATTTAGCCACTGCTCAAATCTGCTGAAGACTTCCTTGACTCGCACAGATTCGTTGCTCGGACCGTATGCGATTAGGTAGTAACGCAGGAACTGGTCGATCTGCCCCTCACCGACGTCGTCGACCAGTTCACTCCAGTCATCTGCCGCCTGCTTCGGATTGACTGCGTTCATGATCAGGAGACTCTTGACGAGGTCGCTTTGCTGCAATCCTAGACCTCGACTGTTCAAAGTCATGTAGACCTCGATCGCCTCTTGAGTAGACGAACACACGACCTTGAGCACCTGAAGGCGATCCACCATCGCGCGGTAAAAGTCATAGAGTCGTTTCAGTCGCGCCTGATCTGACTGTCCTTCTACTGAGAAATACTCTGAGACGAATTTTGCCAAGCGCAAGTAGGACTTTCGTAATTTTGCGCTGGTCTCATCTCCCTTTGACTTCACCGCCTTGCGCTCAGGATCCCCAGGATTACGGACGACGCAATCAAAGAAGGTCTTCTTGATGTGTTCGTTCGCTTCAAACCGAGCCAAACCCTCGGGCAGATTTCTGAACAGGGTCGAGACGATGTCATGACCGACGTCGAAGGCCATTCCCCCCACACCAGGCTGGGGCTGCAGAACCCTGTCTGGAATCTCAAATACCTGGTCGCGAAGAATTGCAATCAGAATGAAAATGGTCGTCAGACGCTGTTGGCCGTCGATCACCTGCGATGTGCCGTTGAGATTGTCCTGCAAGACAATCAATGAGCCGAGAAAATGGTCGCGATCGTGCTCAAATGCGAACACAACGTCGGACCAGAATGCATCAATTTGAGGCGTTTCCCATGCATAGTTTCGCTGAAACGCAGGGACTGAGAATGAAGAGGCGGTCATGAAGCTTCCCAGCTTCTCAACGCCGCCAACCGCCTGAACCATTCAGATTCCCCCTCAGAATCACATTCGACTGGTCGAGTGGAGTGAGCCTATAGGACTTCTTGATGTCAGACTCAAGGCGTCGGATCGCGAACCACGGCATCTGCGAGGAGCCGGCCTGCATGCTCCGATGGCCGCTCGTCGCACGGCCTCTGCTCAGGGCGTCAGTTCGCGGACCACGGCATCTGCCAGGAGCCGGCCGGCGTCGCTGAGCACGGCCCGGCCACCCTGGAGGGCCTCGGCCTCGAGCAGGCCGTCTCGGGCGAACTCATCGGCGCGCACGCGCGCCTCGGGGGTGAGCACGCCGGTGCTGATGCCCTCTCGCAGGCGTAGGCCGAGCATCACGTGCTCCAGGGTCTGGCCGGCTGCATCCACATCTTCTGCCCCGGCGACCGGAAGGCTGCCGGCGACGAGGTCACCGGCCCATCGCGCGGGATGCTTGTGGTTCCACCAGCGCCGGCCGCGCATGTGCGAGTGAGCCCCCGGGCCGACTCCCCACCAGTCGTGGTTGTGCCAGTACACGAGGTTGTGCCGGCAGTGCGCGCCCGGCTTCGCCCAGTTGCTCACCTCGTACCAATGGAAGCCGGCGGCGCGCAGGGCTGCGTCGATGAGTTGGTAGCGCTGCGCCGCGGTGTCGTCGTCGGGGACAGGGATGTCGCCGCGTCGGACATGGGCGGCAAGCCGCGTGCCCGGCTCGACGATGAGGGAGTAGGCGCTGACATGGTCCGCGCCGCTGCTGATGACGTCGTCCAGGGTGCGGCGCAGGTCGGACTCGGTCTCCCCCGGTGTGGCGTAGATGAGGTCGATGTTGATGTGCTCGAAGCCGGCGGCTCGGGCGTCCGCGACGGCCCGCAGCGTGCGCCCGGGGGTATGGCTGCGCTCGAGCACCCGCAGGACCGATGCGGCGCTGCTCTGGTGGCCGAAGGAAACCCGGGTGAAGCCGCCGGCGCGCAGGGTC includes the following:
- a CDS encoding radical SAM protein yields the protein TLRAGGFTRVSFGHQSSAASVLRVLERSHTPGRTLRAVADARAAGFEHINIDLIYATPGETESDLRRTLDDVISSGADHVSAYSLIVEPGTRLAAHVRRGDIPVPDDDTAAQRYQLIDAALRAAGFHWYEVSNWAKPGAHCRHNLVYWHNHDWWGVGPGAHSHMRGRRWWNHKHPARWAGDLVAGSLPVAGAEDVDAAGQTLEHVMLGLRLREGISTGVLTPEARVRADEFARDGLLEAEALQGGRAVLSDAGRLLADAVVRELTP
- a CDS encoding DUF262 domain-containing protein, with protein sequence MVQAVGGVEKLGSFMTASSFSVPAFQRNYAWETPQIDAFWSDVVFAFEHDRDHFLGSLIVLQDNLNGTSQVIDGQQRLTTIFILIAILRDQVFEIPDRVLQPQPGVGGMAFDVGHDIVSTLFRNLPEGLARFEANEHIKKTFFDCVVRNPGDPERKAVKSKGDETSAKLRKSYLRLAKFVSEYFSVEGQSDQARLKRLYDFYRAMVDRLQVLKVVCSSTQEAIEVYMTLNSRGLGLQQSDLVKSLLIMNAVNPKQAADDWSELVDDVGEGQIDQFLRYYLIAYGPSNESVRVKEVFSRFEQWLNDGDRNDVAARTAFRLADLQKKGKTFAQLIGNDDLPAEHQALALTFAGLDTVLDSYRVLLFVVLDSAVPLQTAQRHTLVKAVECLVLRWLVAGGNAQELETLFQAWARLLRNAAPAAFDQLLQEIKSHQKGDEVVRVNLRQPLDSIPLARFMLFRLNEVLTGENQMVEFEPKKAHVEHIAPKKPTPYWYEALSCVDEAGNPIQSDYDELKELVGNKTILDHLINKKIQNLEWSVKKAGKLREDGTVEMHGYHHSTFSGTTRDLESIDYWSKECILRRTEWFIDSFLKIWSVDQQQQGVVPFSVWPH
- the hrcA gene encoding heat-inducible transcriptional repressor HrcA; translated protein: MLDDRKLAVLRAIVEDFVQTNEPVGSKMVAERHVLGVSSATIRNDMAALEDEGLITQPHTSAGRIPTDAGYRLFVDRLSSVKPLSGAERRAIETFLAGSVDLDDVMQRSVRLLARLTQQVALVQYPSLSRSSVRHVELVPVSATRLLFILVTDTGRVEQRVVDLPAPLDDDTRALLRSQLNAAAAGSRLADVPALVADLAATSGPHATAMRTLVSTLLDTVAEQREERVVLGGAANLARAGGDFHGEVQSVLEALEEHVVLLRLLSEVSEPEAVTVRIGAENQTEGLASASLVATSYGSASRSVAALGVLGPTRMDYPGTMAAVRAVAQYVGRIVA